From Tiliqua scincoides isolate rTilSci1 chromosome 2, rTilSci1.hap2, whole genome shotgun sequence, the proteins below share one genomic window:
- the LOC136638750 gene encoding olfactory receptor 13H1-like produces MGRILMEYYNKTVVTEFILLGISNYPSAQIVMCVVIFVFYLIILLGNGLMIVLITLSPPLHTPMYFFLSNLSILDVFYTSCTLPQMLLNCFSHRPTISYIRCAIQMYVGLFLGITECFLLAVMAYDRFAAVCRPLHYTLIMSKKLCIQMVTTCWAAALVITLMPLLMQPTQFCGHNTINHFLCELQAFLKLACSDTYLNEIVIMVNSFLVLIVPFFFILLTYGRISLAVLHLRSVKGLSKAFSTCGSHLIVVSIFYGSAISMYLRPQGKSFSDYDKIVTLFYAAVTPMLNPLIYSLRNKDVKGAFWRLIGKKVPE; encoded by the coding sequence ATGGGAAGGATCCTCATGGAGTACTACAATAAGACAGTGGTGACTGAGTTCATCTTGCTTGGAATCTCCAATTATCCTTCGGCTCAGATAGTAATGTGTGTGGTTATCTTTGTATTCTACCTTATAATTTTATTAGGCAATGGACTCATGATTGTTTTAATCACTCTCAGTCCTCCCCTGCACACTCCTATGTATTTCTTTCTCAGCAATCTTTCCATCTTGGACGTGTTCTATACTTCCTGCACTCTTCCACAGATGTTGCTCAACTGCTTCTCCCACCGACCCACTATTTCCTATATTAGGTGTGCAATTCAGATGTATGTCGGCCTCTTTCTTGGCATAACAGAGTGCTTCTTGCTGGCCGTCATGGCTTACGACCGCTTTGCTGCTGTGTGTAGACCCTTGCACTACACTCTCATTATGAGCAAAAAACTCTGTATCCAAATGGTAACCACATGTTGGGCTGCTGCCCTTGTGATAACCCTCATGCCATTACTCATGCAACCCACACAGTTTTGTGGCCACAACACTATCAACCATTTTTTGTGTGAGTTACAGGCATTCCTCAAATTGGCATGCTCCGACACATACCTCAACGAGATTGTCATCATGGTCAACAGCTTTCTAGTCCTCATTGTGCCCTTTTTCTTTATCCTCCTGACATATGGGCGCATCAGCTTGGCAGTGCTGCACCTGCGCTCTGTCAAGGGTCTAAGCAAAGCTTTTTCAACATGTGGCTCCCATCTCATAGTAGTCAGCATCTTTTATGGCTCAGCCATCTCTATGTACTTGCGGCCACAGGGCAAATCCTTCTCTGACTATGACAAAATTGTCACTCTGTTTTATGCAGCAGTGACCCCAATGCTTAACCCTTTAATTTATAGCCTTAGAAATAAAGATGTGAAGGGAGCTTTCTGGAGACTGATTGGGAAGAAAGTACCAGAATGA